One genomic region from Halobacteriovorax sp. HLS encodes:
- a CDS encoding SIS domain-containing protein, whose translation MSKVDILKEVLLLEAKSIEIASSRLNNESVQSIEKLFGSLIESGGDLVFCGVGKSGLIGLKLAATFSSLGLRSFFLHPTEALHGDLGRLTKKDAIVFLSKSGTTEEILKIIPFLPMSKDNIVGLLGATQSEIGSHCGVFFDCSVDKEACINNQAPTTSSTVTLAMGDALAVFFEHTVNLSKEGFAKNHPGGFLGKSLRMKVADLMWKESDCAVVSADKSLKDVILEMTNKPLGACAVLDGDKFIGLIVEGDIRRTLSQEGADLSSCVDSFYNKSPISISSSTLAYDALKVMEERKNPIGVLPVIENEKFMGFLRLHDLLKAGLSSSKV comes from the coding sequence ATGAGTAAAGTTGATATTTTAAAAGAAGTTCTCCTATTAGAGGCTAAATCAATAGAGATTGCTTCAAGTAGACTTAATAATGAGTCAGTTCAAAGCATTGAAAAGCTTTTTGGAAGCCTTATCGAGTCTGGAGGAGATTTAGTCTTTTGCGGTGTTGGTAAGTCTGGACTGATCGGTTTAAAATTAGCGGCCACCTTTTCATCTCTGGGCCTTCGTTCTTTCTTTTTACACCCAACTGAAGCATTACACGGCGACTTAGGGAGACTTACAAAGAAAGATGCAATTGTTTTTCTAAGCAAGTCTGGAACTACTGAAGAAATCTTGAAAATAATACCATTTTTACCAATGAGTAAGGATAATATCGTAGGGCTCTTAGGCGCTACTCAAAGTGAGATTGGTTCTCACTGTGGTGTTTTCTTCGACTGTAGTGTTGATAAAGAGGCCTGTATAAATAATCAGGCACCAACAACAAGTTCTACTGTCACGCTTGCGATGGGGGATGCCCTTGCTGTTTTCTTTGAACATACTGTAAACCTATCTAAGGAAGGCTTTGCTAAGAACCACCCTGGAGGATTTCTTGGAAAGAGCTTGAGAATGAAAGTTGCGGATCTAATGTGGAAGGAGTCTGATTGTGCTGTTGTTTCTGCGGATAAGTCTTTAAAGGATGTTATATTAGAGATGACTAATAAGCCTCTCGGAGCTTGTGCTGTTTTGGATGGGGACAAATTCATAGGATTGATCGTTGAAGGGGATATTCGAAGAACCTTGTCTCAAGAAGGAGCAGACCTATCAAGTTGTGTTGACTCATTCTATAATAAAAGTCCTATTTCAATATCTAGTTCTACTCTTGCATATGATGCGTTGAAGGTGATGGAAGAGAGAAAGAACCCAATAGGAGTTCTTCCTGTTATCGAAAATGAAAAGTTCATGGGCTTTTTAAGGTTACATGACTTACTTAAGGCCGGCCTTAGTTCTTCAAAGGTCTAA
- the lnt gene encoding apolipoprotein N-acyltransferase yields the protein MNSPFQNKWTTTLALPFIGGLLYASSFPMTFAPSFFFGTIIGMAFLIYSLSFSNKEMQERSIWMDLLSVIAFSVGYNILGYYWIPETLNEFGQIPFPLNWTLGLVFSFFICPHLILFTIFHRYYKKISIKSSSFISVTTNRNIVYAIILTLFEYFTPQQFPAHIGHNWLQLAPNLALAPVFGAPLFSFINFWIALSLVSKLKFKKSDKMAHFVFCIILLINIISPLERTQNKASSTHQIRLVQPNIGNFLKISSENGMAHAFDEVFDKYFQLSTKPADQKIDLIFWPETAYPRLLNSAQMSTNDRYVPELIKSIITSTGAELFTGGYDQSSRKNDNYFQTEYNAAFHFGNDGKFKNKFRKIKLIPFGEGLPFGPLNKYLAKYIQNISFFASGESMTLFETNKGTPFVSAICYEILFSNFIREHLNNLKGDPEFLVNLTNDSWYGKTAEPFQHLYLSKWRALEFQLPIIRMTNTGITSVIYANGDETKRSEQFVEEVQDLQLLSSKRYKTPFQKYGIWLTIAFAIALLILVAVMNKFRPLKN from the coding sequence ATGAACTCACCTTTTCAAAATAAATGGACAACAACTTTAGCCCTACCTTTCATAGGTGGTCTTCTCTATGCTAGCTCTTTTCCAATGACATTTGCTCCAAGCTTTTTCTTTGGGACAATTATTGGGATGGCCTTTTTAATCTACAGTTTGAGTTTTAGTAATAAAGAGATGCAAGAGCGCTCCATCTGGATGGATTTACTCAGTGTCATTGCTTTTAGTGTTGGATATAATATCTTAGGCTATTACTGGATACCTGAGACTTTAAATGAATTCGGACAAATTCCATTTCCACTGAATTGGACTCTTGGATTAGTTTTTTCATTTTTTATTTGTCCACATTTAATACTTTTTACTATTTTTCATCGCTACTATAAGAAGATCTCTATTAAAAGTTCATCTTTTATTTCAGTAACTACTAATCGAAATATTGTCTACGCGATAATTTTAACTTTGTTTGAGTACTTTACTCCTCAACAATTCCCTGCTCACATAGGTCACAACTGGCTACAATTAGCACCCAATTTAGCCTTGGCACCAGTCTTTGGAGCGCCCCTATTTTCCTTCATTAATTTCTGGATTGCTCTTTCACTAGTGAGCAAACTTAAATTTAAAAAATCTGATAAAATGGCACACTTCGTTTTTTGTATCATTTTATTAATAAATATTATCTCCCCTTTAGAAAGAACACAGAATAAAGCAAGTTCGACTCATCAAATACGTTTAGTTCAACCAAATATTGGAAATTTTCTAAAGATTAGTTCAGAAAATGGAATGGCACACGCATTTGATGAAGTATTCGACAAATATTTTCAACTAAGTACTAAACCTGCTGATCAAAAAATTGACCTAATATTTTGGCCAGAAACAGCTTACCCAAGGCTTCTAAACTCAGCACAAATGAGCACTAATGATCGATACGTTCCTGAATTAATAAAATCGATTATCACTAGCACTGGAGCAGAGCTCTTCACAGGAGGATATGATCAGTCATCTCGCAAAAATGATAATTACTTCCAAACTGAATATAATGCAGCCTTTCACTTTGGAAATGACGGGAAATTTAAAAACAAATTTAGAAAGATAAAGCTGATTCCTTTTGGAGAGGGTCTTCCCTTTGGACCACTAAATAAATATCTCGCTAAGTATATTCAAAATATCTCATTCTTTGCCAGTGGCGAGAGTATGACACTTTTTGAAACGAACAAAGGCACACCATTTGTTTCAGCAATATGCTATGAAATTCTCTTTTCAAATTTTATACGCGAGCATTTGAATAACTTAAAAGGTGATCCAGAATTTCTAGTGAACTTAACTAATGATAGTTGGTATGGAAAAACTGCTGAACCTTTCCAACACCTATATCTATCAAAATGGCGCGCACTAGAGTTTCAACTACCTATCATTAGAATGACAAATACGGGAATAACTTCAGTTATCTATGCAAATGGAGATGAGACAAAACGCTCGGAGCAGTTTGTGGAAGAGGTTCAAGATCTTCAACTCCTTTCTAGTAAAAGATATAAAACCCCATTTCAAAAATATGGAATTTGGTTAACGATTGCTTTTGCTATTGCTCTTCTTATACTTGTAGCCGTAATGAATAAATTTAGACCTTTGAAGAACTAA
- a CDS encoding S8 family peptidase, giving the protein MTQDLKPKFSKMLLSLGLSMALLSMPTMADSGHARNKKSSLSPELLKKVTKKTYFNPKTAIVRDKDSLDLNLLKSTYASWGIDPDNNSSSINLIKAWKNYKKTKDIVVAVIDTGIDPDHPFLKKNIHVLQGKSSQLNYGLDFSKGKVSASKPNDDHGHGTHVAGIIKSVFPTVQILTLKYYNRTANGQDNLNSTIEALDYAVNMGVDIINYSGGGPEPDRRELEILKRAEAKGILVVAAAGNEESNIDNKDNAYYPASYGLKNIITVTAHDQSKKVLSSSNYGMKTVDISAPGYRIKSALPNNRSGYLTGTSQATAFVSGVAALIKSHYPTLTAEQLRMIVKKSARKEVSLMAKCSSGGRLDASKAHTLAAQFTKESNQKRSLAQKPLVKREVAQKFNTKNENGIIYYKKAN; this is encoded by the coding sequence ATGACACAAGATTTGAAACCAAAATTTTCTAAAATGCTTCTAAGCCTTGGTCTTTCTATGGCCTTGCTTTCAATGCCTACTATGGCCGACTCAGGACACGCTAGAAATAAGAAATCTAGCTTAAGCCCAGAGCTCTTAAAGAAAGTAACTAAGAAGACTTACTTCAATCCAAAAACTGCAATTGTTAGAGATAAGGACTCACTAGACCTCAATCTTCTTAAGTCGACATACGCAAGTTGGGGTATTGATCCGGATAATAACTCATCTTCTATTAACTTAATTAAAGCATGGAAAAATTATAAAAAAACGAAAGATATAGTTGTCGCAGTTATTGACACAGGTATTGATCCTGACCATCCATTTCTTAAAAAGAATATTCATGTTCTTCAGGGAAAATCAAGTCAACTAAACTACGGACTAGACTTCTCAAAAGGGAAAGTTTCGGCAAGTAAACCAAATGATGATCATGGACATGGAACTCATGTCGCTGGAATAATAAAGAGTGTTTTTCCAACTGTACAAATCTTAACTTTAAAATACTACAACAGAACTGCTAATGGACAAGATAACTTGAATTCAACAATTGAAGCTCTAGACTATGCTGTAAACATGGGTGTTGATATTATCAATTACTCTGGTGGTGGACCAGAGCCAGATAGAAGGGAGCTTGAAATTCTAAAAAGAGCAGAAGCAAAAGGTATTTTAGTTGTTGCTGCTGCAGGAAATGAAGAATCAAATATTGATAATAAAGATAACGCTTACTATCCTGCAAGCTACGGTTTAAAGAATATTATTACTGTAACTGCTCACGATCAAAGTAAGAAAGTTTTATCTTCATCAAACTATGGAATGAAGACTGTTGATATATCTGCACCTGGTTACAGAATAAAGTCGGCCCTTCCAAATAATAGATCAGGTTATCTGACGGGGACAAGCCAAGCAACGGCATTTGTTTCAGGAGTAGCTGCACTAATTAAGTCACACTACCCTACACTAACAGCAGAGCAACTAAGAATGATTGTTAAAAAGTCAGCAAGAAAAGAAGTTTCATTAATGGCAAAATGCTCTTCTGGAGGAAGACTAGACGCTTCTAAGGCACACACACTAGCTGCTCAATTTACAAAAGAGTCTAATCAAAAAAGATCTCTTGCACAAAAGCCTCTCGTAAAAAGAGAAGTTGCTCAAAAGTTTAATACGAAAAATGAAAATGGAATAATTTATTACAAGAAAGCGAATTAA